The Triticum aestivum cultivar Chinese Spring chromosome 6D, IWGSC CS RefSeq v2.1, whole genome shotgun sequence genomic sequence ATGCAGAAGGCAGGAAGAGTAGATCATCTCCAAGGAGGAGGACCAAACTGGATTCTTGTTGCCGGAGGAGTTTTACTAAGCACTCTCTCCGTCAAACTTGGATGCAAATTAAAGCAAATGTTTGATACGAAGGAGCAGAATGGCTTTTCCAAAGGTCTAATATTCCCATTTTCAGTTGAAACCTTTATCCCCTTTCGTACTCTTTATATGCTTTATGCTTACTATGCAAAACTGCAGCCGAAAGTAGGCCTAGAGGATGTGAATTGCACTCAAACCTATGCAGGTTTCGTGGCCAAACTAGCTGCTACTATTGTATTTCAGGTACTTCTATAACTTAGTATATTCTGTTGCCTGCTTCTCATTTTCCACTGAACCTTTAGTCAAATTGTAAATTCAAGGTTTCAGTTGTTTATTTATATCTCCGAGTTTCTGTACTAAAGGACATCAAGTAGAGCAAGTGCATATTGGTCTACTAAAAGGCTTAGTTATGATCAAATCGTCATCTTTGCCATGCATTGATTATGATCTTGGTCTCTTATCAGTTTCATGTCCATTTGGAGATGATAAGTTACACACATTtgcatataatatataaaaatatgGAAATTTCAGTATGCTAGTTTGGATCAAAGTGTAATGTAGCGGCACAAAGATCTGGCACTATATTGTTAGTTGCTTTATATATCTGCAAAAAATCTAGTTAGATGCATGGCAGTTTCTAATTTGTGGTTTTGTCATGTACGCAAACAAAGTTCTACCTTATAGTTTTGGATTTTTATTAACATTTCCGCATGGTAACCATATAACTCTTGGTCAGTTACCTGTCAAAGATAGAAATACAACCGGAGAGCTAAGTTGAGTTTGTTAGATCATATTAAGTGTGACAGAGTTGTAACTTAATTAGTGATGAAATGCATAATTGGATCACAAAATTTCTTAAGCACAATACAAGGAGCAACAGTGAGATGGCATGGACTTTGTTCCTATGAACATATGGCTTTTAAATTTGTCAAGAGGTAGCACCTTAGGTTCTACAGTGTACGGAAATCTACAGATCCAGAAATGATAGGAATTGTCCCCAGGTCAGATTTCAGGTTGCTACTTAACAAAATCATTGTGTTGTAACCATTAGCCAGCCAAACAAGTTCTATTTGGCTAGTAAAATCTACCAATCTAAGGATATTTGATTTACTTTCAGAAGTACTCCCTCTGCtaactaatataagacgttttccccataaaaaaaattaaaatataagacgttttatgtcactaaagtagtgacctaaaacgacttatattagtttacagagggagtacaacttaGAGCAAAATCATTCTGCTGTAACCACTAACCAGCCAAACAAGTTCTTGGCTAGTACAACCTACAAATCTAAGGATATTTAATTTATTTTCAGAACTACAACTGACAAGTTATCGTAAACCTGCACCCTCCTTTGTCTTTCATGTGCAGTACATTGTCTTGCAAACGACAGACATTTAGTGGGGTTGGGTAGTTGCATTGCTAGCTTTGTCATATGAGTATTGTATCAAGATAAAGCCTCAATCCCGGTGGATACTGGACACTCTCAGAGCCTCTCCGCCAGCTGTGTAGCTGCTAGGTAGGTCCCTAATGACAGTAGTCCATTTGTTTTCACGTGTTGCTTTGCAGTCATAACAAACACTGCACTGCACGCCCCCACCTTGGTGGTCGCCTTTCTTCCTCCTTACTCTCGAATATCTATGATTGTCATAGGTTCAACTTCCCTATTGGCTGTCGAGCACCGGGGTCTGCAAAATTAGTCAGGATGATTGCATTATTGTATTTATGTCAAAGTTGCAATTTTGGGCATGAGTTCAGCATTTAGAGACACAGAGATGTCATCTTCCTACTTGGTTGTTTCTTCAATTATGCTGATTGAATTAAAGTACCTTGGTCACATTGTATCATTACAGTTTGGCGCCTTAATTTGGCGTTTGAAACCCaaccctttcttcatggtgtaacAGCTTTTCCAAAACGTTGAAAATATTAAATGCTGATTGTAATGTGCAGGGCATTCAGATggtggagtggaagtcaagcatcCTCCTGCAAGTCCATCAAAATCAGCTGAACCCTCGCTTCCACTTGTGAAAATACCAGTGCAAGAATCAAGCAAGGACAACAGTGGCGTCATGTGGATATCATCACCTGACCGCCTTGAAGATCCTCGTAAACCATTTCAGTACTCAAACAGTTCTGGCTCTCCACGTGTTTCAGAGTCAGGATCTAACATTTATAGCAAGAGAGAGGTCATACAGAAGCTGAGGCAGCACCTGAAGAGACGTGATGAGATGATCATGGAGATTCAAGCTCAGATTGCTGACCTTAAGAACTCTCTTGCCATCCAGGAGAACCAGTCGTCTAATTTGCAGTCTCAGCTGGAGTCTGCTAACCGAGATATATTTGATTCTGAGCGAGAGATCCAGCATCTGAGGAAGATCATCACAGACCATTGTGTTGGCGAAGCACTCTCTCACGATAAGCCGTTGCATGTTGGACACTGGCAGTCAGATGCCACCAATGGGCATGCTAATGGCTACGCCAATAGCAGCGTCGGTGACCCTGAGCTGCATTTTATTGGTATTGGGAGGAAGAAAGAAGAGTTAGAGAGGATGGAGATGCTCAAGAGGGAGGTGGGTGAGCTGAAGGAAGTTATCGGAGGGAAAGACTTCTTGCTTCACAGCTACAAGGAGCAGAAGGTCGAGCTCTGTTCTCAGATCAGGGAATTGCAGGAAAAACTCTCGTCGCATGTGCCGAACATATTGTAGGATCTTCTGGTAATGTTCGTTTGCCAAAGGAGCAGCAGCTGTAGCCCTGTTCCCATGCGGTCTTGCACCACTGGTTTGCAGGAAAATCTGTCGGTGCACAGGCCGAACATCCTAGGATATTTGCAGAATGTTAGGTTGATTGGTTTCTTTCTTTCTTGGCCATATTGTTAGGTTGGTTTGCTTCAGTTCCCGCCCTCTGTTGCTTGGAATTACAAAGGGTTTCTTTGCTCAGTTGCTGGACCTAGGGTAGCTAAATTAATGGGAAGTTGATACTCCAGACTTACGGTGCTGTACAGTTTTTCTTTTTATGGTTTGCAGACACCTCTGTGTGATGTTTAGAGAAATATTCTTTTTCCTTTCTAATGTGTGGTCGTTGACATTTCTATGTAACTTTTTTCAACAAAGAGTGGATTTTATTGGCTTAAAATGGAGCATCAAAGGGATACAAACACAATTGACACACACATGgactaggatgcacacaaccaatacCAACACATGCACAAGAACACACTAACAAATAGCAAAATTATATAAGATTAAAGTTATGGGTAGGcgaggaaaaataaaaataaaaagaaaacaaagcaaAATTATATAAGATCAAAGTTATGTGTAGGCTAGGAAAATTATACAACAATGATCATATGTGCACCACTTATTTCATGATACTACATGGACGACAAGGTTCTTCAACAACACGTAGCGACACTTAGCGTCGATGTCACCAGATCCAACCATCCAAGGCCAGAATCTAGGCTCTCTCCGTGAAGAACCAAACCCATTATATTCGAGCAATGTTTTCAACAAGACAATGACTTTAAAAATCGTCATTGTTAGGTATAACCAATTCGGGCCAGACTTAGGTTTTCACCCCGTCAAGACGAGTAGCACTATCGTGGACGTCACTCATGTGTTATCGTCACCACTTTTTGTAGATCCCAACATCTACATGTGATTTGTGATTGCCCCCACTTCACAACCATTCATTTGCGTTAGGTCGTCATCCATATTTTGCATCTCTCCACTGAAGTCAACTACCAGATCTGGAGGGAGAAACCCTCATGAAGACCTGTCGGTGGCCAATACAATCCGCGGCGGCATGGTCACCACAAGGACCAACACCGACGGGAGAGCACACCACCATCGACTACCACCATGCCGGATAGAGCCCTACCCAGGCCCTTCGGTCCAGGGGGCGACATGGCCAGAACTGGAGCACGAAAGGAAAATCGCCGTTGCCGACTCACCCCCACGGTAAGCGCAACCACGACTGCGCACAACCGATAGATCACCCCCCCGACCAGAGCATTTTGCCCGCCCCCAAGCACGCCCACCATCATACCCCCTGATGAGAAGCCGCACATAGGCCTGCCGCATCCGACAAAGCCTCCTCCGTGCCTCCCATCTCCACACCGCGCAGGCCCACCAGACTTATTGTCTCCTCCCAACATGCAACCATGGTGGTCGCCACCGAGATCAAATACAATGCGTTGCCCTGGCGCCAAGCACTGCAAAGGATTTGCCTAATGGCACACATGCAGCGGCGAGGGGAGGATACATGTTAGAGAGGGCTCTAGTGGCGTCAGCGCAGAGGCAACGCCCAAGTCGCCAAGAGTGACACGAGGTGTGATCCAATATTTTCAGGAGATGGGGTTGACATCCTGGATTTTCCCCCAAATTAAAAATTGTTttcattaattaaataattaacttgattattttattttttccattttttaaACAAGGAATAAGCAAACCCATTTTCTCTTCGATGTTGCGATTCGAGACTCACCCCGAACCACTGGACACGACCTCGTTGTGAGATTTGGGAGGTACCCAAAAAATTTCGCAACATTTGCACAAGCCTTGCTATCACCTGTTATGCGGACCCTCGTTTATTTAGTAAGTGGAGATATTTTCTAAATAAATTTCCAACGGTCTCTGATCAATTTGGGATGATTTGTGTGGTCTCAAAATTTTCTAGTGTGGTTATGTTTCAAATTTCGCCCGAATCGAAGTTTGTGTGGTGCCCTAACCATTAATTATGTGAGGCACTACAGTCGGTTTAATTAATAAACGATTTTGTAGATAAAAATACCTATTGGGCTTCCTTTGTTCTCTCCTCTCCAACCCTATCTAAAACCTCTCCAAATTCTAGCCCAAAGCCCTTCTAATCACCTGCCTATATATGGATAGCCACCTACTTTCAAAAATGAAACCCTAGCATCTAGGGGACAAATCCCCTGAATTTATGCTCCCAGCCACCCCACCACCGCCACTTGGCAATAGCCAACCACCACCTTCATCCAACCAGCGCCGCAACCCTAATCATCGATATGAGCTGCCAGATCTCAGATCAGACAGCCAGAGAGCCTCCCAGCCATCCCCCATGCAGCCCTGCATTCGCGCCTCCCGTGCCactcgggagaggagctcccgacgCCTATAGTTGTAATCTCTAACACTTTGTGTTGCACGAATCCTATATATATCTAATGGTTTCTATAGCGCGAAGTGTCATCCTCGTCAGCATCGATCGATATAACATTGTATATGGACCTAGGAACGAGGGCACCCCAACGTAGATGTATTGAAAGTAATAGTGACCCGCAATTTTTCATTGCCATACACTTTCTCTTCATAATGAGGAACCGACAATTACGGCTCTGAGCATTAAATATAATATGGCTGCATAGGGAATCTTCACGTTCGTAGCAACACCCTCCCAATTTTAACAACAAACAAAGAGACGTCAAAGAAAATCGTAAATACACCCCACAGGGAAAACTATTAAAATCGTGTGCAACCAATAAGAGAACAACAAAGTATTCAACAACGATGGAAAATCCACGCGCAATAAACAACAACGGTCAAAATGCAAAAGTAACCTCAGGCAGCCTGGTAATGGACTCAGACCACGGTGATCGATCAAGATGCCTCCATCATGAACCACCTCCATGGCCACAAAACCTAACCCTAATCCTAGATGAAACATTAAATTTAATCCTGCGAAGCAGCAGTCTACAATGATTCATGATCAGCACAGAGGAATTGCAGACAAAACCAGGAACTCCAAACTACATAGAAATACGTAAGCAATAAAACCTCACCGCGGGGAACAAACGAAAAACAGGTCATTGTCCATCAAAGAAGAAGTCTCTATGCAAAAATAAAACATATGATGCTAGCCACATGCTGCGAAACCAATAGTTTCCAGCAACTCACTACAGTCGTATCTACCGCACGGACCAAAAATGAAATTAGGCGATATGAAAAGCACGAACCAAGATAGAGGATAAAGAATGCCATCACGATCTCTACTGACGAAACATCATGAGCCCACCTCAAGCAACAatatagctgaaggaaatatgccctagaggcaataataaagttgttattttatagggttttttacatctgtgcccctggttccttagccatactcatccatccccacgctcttaacgtttgctcacttttcccACTCTCTTGTTCGAAACCCTCAGAAATGGTCACAAACGGTGGATGATgtcgggtcagtgctttgaccgttaCCTCTGGCGAGTGGGGCCGCGCTGGACCCGTTGGACTTGACAAGTGGGGCGGCCTTGGACAATGGCGCTGTTCGATGGTTGGGTCGTCGTTTCATTGGCCTGTTGGGCCGTTGCATGAAACGCCTGCGCGCGTCGCCACGACAGAAGCCTGCAATGCATGCACGACGTATCCagctagcctgctatgcatgcatgcagctAGCCTGCATGCATGCGCCGATGCGTGCCGACCGAGCCGCTTTCGTGCACGCTAGTCACCACGGACGCAGCGACGGTTGCTGCCTGCATGCGCTGATGCTTGTCTCCTCGATTTAGAACATCGTTTGATCCTTTTCGATCCACTCATATGCACCCGTTTTGCCACGACAAATAAATTGAGCAATATATTTTTATTGTTTTtggctgcatgcactaggtggctacatagctcaagattctcaaaacactttgaggctagtcaacaagagtggtgatgttgtcacctacaactatatgaaagactacaagggcaacgctcacaagtgcctaatggcaaaggtcgtggtagaagatggagagggccaaaactctcctgacaaggtcaaggtgaCCCCACggtcaaaccctcctcttttcactccttctactccttgtGATGAGTATCTCGATGCGgaggataattatgatgatgatatagatgatcctatgcttgctaaactaaataagttcatgtgctccctcaaaggaaagaagctcactatgtttcgtatgcttatggagatggtgagtaagcacaccatcaccattaaggaactcgaaaccctcatcACCGAGGAAGCTTCCTCGACGTGGTGGTGGCTTGTGTAGCTATGCATGCACTAGGTGCTTACAAACAAAGCGAGCTCTCTAAAAAAAATCAATAATTCAAAAAAGTACAAACTAGCAAGAACTTAATAATaggatagatagaaaacttaataatataACTTAATAACATAAcatagatagggccaacaagcccaaagCACGATCatatagttcaattacaacttaataACATAACATagattcaaaaaaaagaaaaaagctagagggttctaaaccctagccgccgccttctccacctcgctcctctgggcgcccttcactgctcctccggggtgttgtcgatggggtacggtagagtgtgcatgcgcgacgcggtggggaagatgttgctGTACTCCGTGAAGATGTTGTgagtggtgaaagcgatgaactcgcagccacaccaaaacacgcggctgaggaggtagaaggcgtcgaaggggttggtgaagtgggcaaggatagCAATCACACCAACCCGTTTTGGATGGCCTCCTCGAcgcggaacatcgttggagatccccatgggaggtggcggtagccggccgcgaggaagaactcggtgaagccCCTTGCGGTCCTCgaccttgatatcgcccacacacgtacactacaaaaaaatacacttccatgatgatacgtgtttgtcatagtaggtcacgttttctgccatgcatgtacatccatgacgattttatgacagaatcaagatagtcatacctgtgctgtcgtagaagtgttccatgacattaccaaaattatcttcatggaagtgtccacttccatgacgataaatggcgcgtcatggaagtgctttcgtcaagggtgaccgacacgtggcatcgaccgtaatgggtcgccgttaagctatcgggtccggttttggatccgataacccgttaacagcccgggccaatggggattttccatgtgtaaaattctcattggccggaggaaacacgtgttggctcactgctaggacagatgtcatccactcactggacaggaggcgcctatgatacgtcgacacgtggcacggcccaacaaaggcacattccggtgaaaaggccggcccgtttgacttggtcaaagagGTAGTGGGCCTGCCCACAGAAAGCCTCTTAACGGCCTGTTAGCATATAGCACATATACAACCCGCTAGGTCACGGCCCGTTACAGCttacccgaattaggcccagtagcgtcatctgggccgtccagtatgattccagcccgttgtaacttccggcccatgatgtctttctgcccatatgaggccctttgtaaatcttggcccatggtgaaactggcccgtaatgaacagtctatcactttatacccatcaacggcccattagtccatcggccgtttctagcccgtgttaactttcatccttctaagggcccatttattcttgggctcatttccagaattcgattacttacggtccgttactggcctgttcagcttgtgggcaaaattcagcccgtggttaaggTCGGCCTGCTTGTggcccgttaacacgttgggctgttttcgtagcgtcatcaattacggcctattaacggcccgttatggtcgggccataaaacagacaatttccactctagcccgtttacgacccattttTGTGGTCTGtcattggtccacgaatagtatggcccatgtttggcgaaacaattatacggcccgtagaaggcccatggatgagacggcccgtagaaggcccatggatcctacggcccatagaagcccatggatcctacgacccgtataaggcccatggatcctacggcccgtgaaaggcccatggatcgtacagcccgtggagggccatggtcactacgcaggtagcaggaccatggtcacaacagtccgtgtgttgccatggttattgtggcctagtttattgtggccactagaaaaacgcggaaaaagaactactaaacccgtggagggccatggtcactacaagcaaacaactaaacaaaacaataaggaaataaataagcaaggaactaacgctaggctattacgactattacacatattacatccactgggcatcaagttcgccaccaatgcaaatatagggaacaaagcaacatattacatacactggccgtctaaactggccacaagtgcaaataaacgcggcagcaaaacaagtccataactgaaacaacttcagaagagctcaagaaaggttatcctgggtatccaccatgctggcaataagcttagcaatcttattagctttgtcctgtttggcgctaaaatcctccaacgcttgttgttgtaccagaaagtatgcatctgaatgctccagggacttccgtagtcctccagggactacgatggagatcaaggtgtcgcgccggtgatgatggtgatcatgatggtgcttcggagatggagatcacgaacatggtgcttcggagatggagatcacgaacacggtgcttgggagatggagatcacgaacatggtgcttcggagatggagatcacgaacacggtgcttcggagatggagatcacgaacacggtgcaccggtaacgatggtgatcataacggtgcttcgaagatggagatcacaagcacggtgcttcggagatggagatcacaagcacaagatgatgatggccatatcatatcacttatattgattgcatgtgatgttaatcctttatgcatcttatattgctttgtttgacggtagcattataagatgatctctcactaaaatttcaagataaaagtgttctccctgagtatgcaccgttgtgaaagttcttcgtgctgagacaccacgtgatgatcgggtgtgataggctctacgttcaaatacaacgagtgcaaaacagttgcacacgcggaatactcaggttaaacttgatgagcctagcatatgcagatatggcctcggaacacagagaccgaaaggtcgagcgtgaatcatatagtagatatgatcaacatagtgatgttcaccattgaaactactccatctcacgtgatgatcggacatggtttagttgatttggatcacgtaatcacttaggtgattagagggatatctatctaatgggagttcttaagtaatatgattaattgaacttaaatttatcatgaacttagtacctgatagtatcttgcttgtctatgttaattgtagataaatggcccgtgctgttgttccgttgaattttaatgcgttccttgagaaagctaagttgaaagatgatggtagcaattacatggactgggtccgtaacttgaggattatcctcattgctgcacagaagaattacgtcctagaagcaccgctaggtgccaagcctcctgcaagagctacgtcagaagttatgaacgtctggcagagcaaagctgatgactactcaatagttcagtgtgccatgctttacggcttagaaccgggccttcaacgatgttttgaacgtcatggagcatatgagatgttccaggagttgaagttaatatttcaagcaaatgcccggattgagagatatgaagtctccaataagttctatagctgcaagatggaagagaatagttctgtcagtgagcatatactcataatgtctgggtataataatcacttgattcaactgggagttcaacttccggatgattgcgtcattgacagaattcttcaatcactgccaccaagctacaagagcttcgtgatgaactataacatgcaagggatggataagacaattcccgagctcttcgcaatgctaaaggcagcggaggtagaaatcaaaaaggagcatcaagtgttgatggtcagtaaaaccactagtttcaagaaaaagggcaaagggaagaagaaaggaacttcaagaagaacagcaagcaagttgctgttcaggagaagaaatccaaatctggacctaagcctgaaactgagtgcttctactgtaagcagactggtcactggaagcggaactgccccaagtatttggcggataagaaggatggcaaggttaacaaaggtatatgtgatatacatgttattgatgtgtaccttactaatactcgcagtagcacctgggtatttgatactggttctgttgctaatatttgcaactcgaaacaggggctatggattaagcgaagattggctaaggatgaggtgacgatgcgcgtgggaaatggttccaaagtcgatgtgatcgccgtcggcacgctacctctacatctaccttcgggattagttttagacctaaataattgttatttggtgccagcgttgagcatgaacattatatctggatcttgtttaatgcgatacggttattcatttaaatcagagaataatggttgttctatttatatgaataatatcttttatggtaatgcacccttgaagagtggtctatttttaatgattctcgatagtagtgatacacatattcataatgtcgaagccaaaagatgcagagttaataatgacagtgcaacttatttgtggcactgccgtttgggtcatatcggtgtaaagcgcatgaagaaactccatactgatggaattttggaatcacttgattttgaatcacttggtacttgcgaaccgtgcctcatgggcaatatgaccaaaacaccgttctccggaactatggagagagcaacagatttgttggaaatcatacatacagatgtatggggtccgatgaatattgaggctcgtggcggatatcgttattttctcaccttcacagatgatttgagcagatatgggtatatctacttaatgaaacataagtttgaaacatttgaaaagttcaaataatttcagagtgaagttgaaaatcatcgtaacaagaaaataaaaattcctacgatctgatcgtggaggagaatatttgagttacgagtttggcctacatttgaaacaatgcggaatagtttcgcaactcacgccacccggaacaccacagcgtaatggtgtgtccgaacgtcgtaatcatactttattagatatggtgcgatctatgatgtctcttactgatttaccgctatcgttttggggttatgctttagagacggctgcattcactctaaataggacaccatctaaatccgttgagacgacgccttttgaactatggtttggcaagaaaccaaagttgtcgtatcttaaagtttggggttgcgatgcttatgtgaagaaacttcaacctgataagctcgaacctaaatcagagaaatgtgtcttcataggatacccaaaggagactgttgggtacaccttctatcacagatccgaaggcaagatattcgttgctaagaatggatcctttctagagaaggagtttctctcgaaagatgtgagtgggaggaaagtagaacttgatgaggtaactgtacctgctcccttattggaaagtagatcatcgcagaaatcagtttctgcgacacctacaccaattagtgaggaagttaatgataatgatcatgaaacttcagatcaagttattactgaacttcgtaggtcaactagatcaagatccgcaccagagtggtatggtaatcctgttctggaggtcatgttactagaccatggcgaacctacgaactatgaagaagcgatggtgagcccagattccgcaaaatggcttgaagccatgaaatccgagatgggatccaggtatgagaacaaagtatggactttggttgacttgcccgatggtcggcaa encodes the following:
- the LOC123144607 gene encoding uncharacterized protein, encoding MKSKTNRGMQKAGRVDHLQGGGPNWILVAGGVLLSTLSVKLGCKLKQMFDTKEQNGFSKAESRPRGCELHSNLCRFRGQTSCYYCISGHSDGGVEVKHPPASPSKSAEPSLPLVKIPVQESSKDNSGVMWISSPDRLEDPRKPFQYSNSSGSPRVSESGSNIYSKREVIQKLRQHLKRRDEMIMEIQAQIADLKNSLAIQENQSSNLQSQLESANRDIFDSEREIQHLRKIITDHCVGEALSHDKPLHVGHWQSDATNGHANGYANSSVGDPELHFIGIGRKKEELERMEMLKREVGELKEVIGGKDFLLHSYKEQKVELCSQIRELQEKLSSHVPNIL